The Saxibacter everestensis genome has a window encoding:
- a CDS encoding glycosyltransferase: protein MKNLAMTLVAIVYGTSAFLLFCASGVFGRFGRDGWRDVALVTVTLTASIALTYISLLIITYLRRRRNSPGDSDDFDWHLLVPCRDEENVIAATVSAARTSFPRAHVWVIDDASQDSTARVVKELMDFDVRVHLISRVRPDARVGKGEALNAAYSVVSDYVGTDQAARRRAVVGVLDADGYLSDNALSFLSGPETFGSESVGAAQLEVWMKNRNDVRPVPHLGRWANLLGRYLIRMQDVEFRTTNSAMQLLRTKTGTVGMGGNGQFTRLTVLDDLAERHGKPWGRKLSEDYELGLYILELGYTNHYVPEAHVSQEALPYFGRLLTQRTRWAQGIMECASILPRLRRSGQLSLAGHLEVNYFMSQPWLMMLNLILVPILLWTAIQENRFGFVDSASALVTVLAAMVYLILPYAVWGPIYRKVANKRMGILAATMTGLGTLVYVYLTYVYYPRAIMRLVTGENSWAKTMRNADGIAPVIVTPIHELALPLVNREELEALAGELDQRNDLALEFVSAFAIMWPTRLARLKEALAAEDIMSSRDAAGSIQVSAAMIGAERLELFGGRVAALARGGDFAACRQELPFLQLTGESTVRVLRNDYLDDLKRPV, encoded by the coding sequence GTGAAGAACCTGGCGATGACGCTGGTCGCGATTGTTTACGGCACGTCGGCCTTCCTGTTGTTCTGCGCTTCCGGCGTATTCGGCCGCTTCGGCCGGGACGGCTGGCGCGATGTCGCACTGGTGACGGTGACGTTGACAGCTTCCATCGCCCTGACCTACATTTCGCTGCTGATCATCACCTATTTGCGCCGGCGCCGGAATTCACCAGGAGACTCCGACGATTTCGACTGGCACCTGCTCGTGCCTTGCCGTGACGAGGAGAACGTTATTGCCGCGACCGTGTCTGCGGCCCGGACGTCCTTCCCGAGGGCGCATGTCTGGGTGATCGACGATGCCTCCCAGGATTCCACCGCCCGGGTTGTCAAGGAGCTGATGGACTTCGATGTCCGCGTGCACCTGATTTCGCGGGTTCGCCCCGATGCACGAGTCGGCAAGGGTGAAGCGCTCAACGCCGCCTATTCCGTCGTCTCCGACTATGTCGGGACCGACCAGGCCGCTCGCCGCCGGGCCGTTGTCGGTGTGCTCGATGCCGACGGCTATCTCTCGGACAATGCGCTGAGTTTCCTGTCCGGGCCGGAAACTTTCGGCTCGGAATCGGTCGGCGCGGCGCAGCTCGAGGTCTGGATGAAGAACCGCAATGACGTTCGACCCGTGCCGCACCTCGGTCGTTGGGCAAACCTGCTGGGCCGATACCTGATCCGGATGCAGGACGTCGAATTCCGGACGACGAACTCGGCCATGCAGCTGCTGCGGACCAAAACCGGCACGGTGGGTATGGGTGGCAACGGACAGTTCACCCGGCTGACCGTCCTCGACGACCTTGCCGAACGACACGGAAAACCCTGGGGACGCAAGCTCAGCGAGGACTACGAACTCGGCCTGTACATCCTTGAACTCGGCTATACCAACCACTACGTGCCTGAGGCTCACGTCTCCCAGGAGGCACTTCCGTACTTCGGGCGGCTGCTGACGCAACGCACCAGGTGGGCTCAGGGGATCATGGAGTGCGCCAGCATCCTGCCGCGATTACGCCGCAGTGGCCAACTCAGCCTCGCCGGCCATCTCGAAGTGAACTACTTCATGAGTCAGCCATGGCTGATGATGCTCAACCTGATTCTGGTTCCGATTCTGCTGTGGACGGCGATCCAGGAGAATCGGTTCGGTTTCGTCGACAGCGCCTCTGCCCTGGTCACCGTTCTGGCGGCAATGGTGTACCTGATTCTTCCGTACGCGGTTTGGGGACCGATTTACCGTAAGGTCGCTAACAAACGAATGGGAATCCTTGCCGCGACGATGACCGGCCTGGGCACTCTCGTGTACGTTTATCTCACCTACGTCTACTACCCTCGGGCAATCATGCGGCTGGTCACGGGCGAGAACAGCTGGGCAAAGACAATGCGAAATGCCGATGGAATTGCACCCGTCATTGTCACGCCTATCCACGAACTCGCGCTGCCCCTGGTCAACCGGGAAGAGCTGGAAGCGCTCGCCGGAGAACTCGATCAGCGCAACGATCTAGCGCTCGAATTCGTCTCGGCCTTCGCCATTATGTGGCCGACTCGCCTTGCCCGGCTCAAGGAAGCCCTGGCTGCCGAAGACATCATGTCGTCGCGCGATGCCGCCGGCAGCATCCAGGTGTCGGCAGCCATGATCGGCGCCGAACGTCTTGAACTGTTCGGCGGGCGGGTTGCAGCACTGGCCAGGGGTGGCGATTTCGCCGCCTGTCGGCAAGAACTTCCGTTCCTGCAGCTGACCGGCGAAAGCACGGTACGTGTGCTCAGGAACGACTACCTCGACGATCTCAAGCGGCCGGTCTGA
- a CDS encoding response regulator transcription factor — protein MTESARLALVIEDDDDIRRLLEVVLSQAGFVVESAATGSAGVAAARESAPDLITLDIGLPDIDGYEVARRLREFYRNHLVMLSARSETYDAALGLEVGADAYLTKPFRPRQLREVLGRILSEAPVD, from the coding sequence ATGACTGAGTCCGCGCGTCTCGCATTGGTGATCGAAGATGACGATGACATTCGTCGGCTGCTCGAGGTGGTTCTGAGCCAGGCAGGCTTCGTGGTGGAGTCTGCGGCGACGGGATCGGCCGGTGTTGCCGCCGCACGCGAGTCGGCCCCCGACCTGATCACCCTGGATATCGGCTTGCCGGACATCGATGGCTATGAGGTCGCCCGCCGGCTGCGCGAGTTCTATCGCAACCACCTGGTGATGCTGAGCGCGCGGTCTGAAACCTATGACGCGGCCCTTGGCCTCGAGGTGGGTGCCGACGCTTACCTCACCAAGCCGTTCCGCCCCCGCCAGTTGCGCGAGGTGCTGGGCCGGATTCTGTCCGAAGCTCCGGTGGACTAG
- a CDS encoding sensor histidine kinase: MSPSLFKSYFATFFSDRPHRMVVAQQLPFVIVFVLVSGFIAAYRTDIFMDPQYLTGFIAVLLVTIVARFVRWWHVSTGWIAAVPVIDFVSVAICRDVSLVDTTTLSLLCFFPALWLALLLKGRGIVLATILTVVGTSLPSIFRITENPDPFIVARHLLMPLVIFMITSMVVAMREQLVSRRNRLAQTAGELRVQLATTQRSERLLDNIINSVNVAILVIDKDGNDVITNSSQDTIHALASPPGNADKTEAGHLIFHADRTTPFAAEERAAYRAAQGETFTGLTMFLGDDPETQRAVSASAQPIIDENGKREGSVVVFYDVTSFMDSLQAKESFVSTVSHELRTPITSIIGYLDLVLENEEPRSEEAETYLGVISRNAEQVLKIVEDLLISAQAADGKLKLHREPTDVAKFVRRTVESAQPRADARNIELRHDCAETPKVAVDPARIAQVLDNLISNAIKFTGKGGAVTVRARPASHAVIVEVADTGIGMSPQEISGLFTRFFRTPSAKRKAIPGIGLGLSISKEIIESHGGSISVDSTPGVGTTFRVTLPYDLSIGSQ, translated from the coding sequence ATGTCGCCCTCCCTGTTCAAGAGCTATTTCGCGACATTCTTCTCGGACCGCCCACACCGGATGGTCGTAGCCCAGCAGCTACCGTTCGTCATCGTCTTCGTACTGGTATCCGGCTTCATCGCGGCGTACCGGACCGACATCTTCATGGATCCGCAATACCTCACCGGTTTCATCGCGGTGCTCCTGGTGACGATTGTGGCCCGATTCGTTCGTTGGTGGCACGTTTCCACCGGCTGGATCGCCGCCGTCCCGGTTATCGACTTCGTCTCGGTGGCGATCTGCCGGGATGTCTCCCTGGTGGACACCACCACTCTGAGCCTGTTGTGCTTCTTTCCCGCGTTGTGGCTAGCTCTCCTACTCAAGGGCAGAGGCATTGTCCTGGCAACCATATTGACCGTGGTGGGTACATCGCTACCCAGTATTTTCCGGATCACCGAGAACCCGGACCCGTTCATCGTCGCCCGGCATCTCCTGATGCCGTTGGTAATTTTCATGATCACCAGCATGGTGGTCGCGATGCGTGAGCAGCTCGTGAGCCGGCGGAATCGGCTGGCGCAAACCGCCGGAGAACTACGCGTGCAGCTGGCGACGACCCAGCGAAGTGAACGCCTGCTCGACAACATCATCAACAGCGTCAACGTGGCGATTCTGGTCATCGACAAAGACGGCAATGACGTCATTACGAATAGCTCGCAGGATACGATTCACGCGCTGGCGTCGCCACCCGGCAACGCAGACAAGACCGAGGCCGGGCATCTGATATTTCACGCCGACCGAACAACCCCCTTCGCCGCCGAAGAAAGGGCAGCCTATCGGGCAGCCCAGGGCGAGACTTTTACCGGCCTGACGATGTTCCTGGGCGACGATCCGGAAACCCAGCGCGCCGTTTCCGCATCGGCTCAGCCGATTATCGACGAAAACGGTAAACGGGAAGGCTCCGTCGTCGTCTTCTATGACGTCACCAGCTTTATGGATTCACTCCAGGCCAAGGAGTCCTTCGTTTCAACCGTCTCTCACGAGCTCAGAACTCCGATCACGTCGATCATCGGCTATCTCGACCTCGTGCTGGAGAACGAAGAACCGCGATCAGAGGAAGCCGAAACATACCTAGGGGTGATCAGCCGCAACGCGGAACAGGTGCTCAAGATCGTCGAGGACCTGCTCATCTCGGCCCAGGCAGCCGACGGCAAGCTCAAGCTGCACCGTGAACCGACCGATGTAGCGAAGTTCGTCAGGCGAACCGTGGAATCCGCACAACCACGAGCCGATGCCCGGAACATCGAATTGCGGCACGATTGCGCCGAGACGCCGAAGGTTGCCGTCGACCCGGCCCGGATAGCCCAGGTGCTCGACAATCTGATCTCCAATGCGATCAAATTCACCGGAAAGGGAGGGGCAGTGACCGTGCGCGCCCGCCCGGCATCACACGCGGTCATCGTCGAGGTCGCCGATACCGGCATCGGCATGTCCCCGCAGGAAATTTCCGGCCTCTTCACCCGGTTCTTTCGAACCCCATCAGCGAAAAGAAAAGCAATCCCCGGAATCGGCCTCGGCCTGTCGATCAGCAAGGAAATCATCGAAAGCCATGGCGGCAGCATTTCGGTGGATTCGACCCCCGGAGTAGGAACCACGTTTCGGGTAACTTTGCCTTACGACCTGTCAATAGGCTCGCAGTGA